In Pseudomonas glycinae, the DNA window GATCCTTGATGCCCTTGCTCGCCTCTACCCCGCCGCTGACATCCACGGCATACGGCCGCACTTGGGCGATCGCATCGGCGACGTTCTCCGGCGTCAGGCCGCCGGCCAGAATCAACGGTTTGCTCAAGCCTTGCGGAATCAATGACCAGTCGAACGCCTCGCCGGTTCCGCCGGGCACGCCTTCGACATAAGTGTCGAGCAGCACGCCGCTGGCACTTGGGTAGGCATCGCAGGCAGCGGCAATGTCATCGCCCGCCTTGACCCGCAAAGCCTTGATGTACGGCCGGTGCCAGCCTTCACACTCGGCGGCGGTTTCGTCGCCGTGGAACTGCAACAGATCCAGCGGCACGGCATCGAGGATTTCCCCGAGCTCGCAGCGGCTGGCATTGACGAACAGCCCGACCGTGGTCACGAACGGCGGCAATGCGGCGATGATCGCCCGCGCCTGCTGCACGGTCACGGCCCGGGGACTTTTAGCGTAGAACACAAAACCGATGGCATCGGCCCCGGCCTCGACGGCTGCCAACGCATCTTCCATGCGGGTAATCCCGCAAATCTTGCTGCGAACGGCTGACATGTCGATAAAAACCCCAAGGCAAATCCGAGAAAGTCCCGGATGGTAACAAATGCGTTCGAGGGCGTCAGCCGTCAAGATCCGCGAAACCCGTAAGGAAATGTGGCCCGATGAAACGCTCGGGCAACGGGAACTCGTCGTGATACTCGACCTGCACCAGATACAGGCCGAACGGATGCGCCGTGACCCCGCCGGAACGCCGCTCACGGCTCTCCAGCACTTCTTTCATCCACTCCACCGGCCGCTCGCCGGCACCGATGGTCATCAGCACGCCGGCGATGTTGCGCACCATGTGGTGCAGGAACGCGTTGGCGCGGATGTCCAGAACGATCATTTTGCCGTGACGGGTCACGCGCAGGTGATGCATCTGCTTGATCGGCGACTTGGCCTGGCACTGGCCGGCACGGAAGGCACTGAAATCATGGGTACCGATCAGGTACTGCGCGGCCTCGGCCATGCGCTCGACGTCCAGCGGACGGTGATTCCAGGTGATTTCTTCGTTGAGATGCGCCGGGCGGATCTGATCGTTGTAGATCACATAGCGATAGCGCCGGGCAATCGCCTTGAATCGCGCATGGAAATGCGCCGGCATGACCTTCGCCCAACTGACGCTGATGTCGTGGGGCAGATTGATGTTGGCGCCCATGACCCAGGCTTTCAGCGAGCGGTCGACCTGGGTATCGAAATGCACCACTTGCCCGCACGCATGCACACCGGCGTCGGTGCGCCCCGCGCATTGCAGCGAGATCGGCGAGTCGGCGACCTTCGACAGGGCTTTTTCCAGGGTTTCCTGCACGGTGAGCACACCGGTGGACTGACGCTGCCAGCCGCTGTAGCGCGAGCCCTTGTATTCAACGCCCAGCGCGACGCGGAAAAAGCCTTCGGGTGCCATTTCGGCGGCCGGGTTATCTATGTTTGCCAAGTCGGTACAGCCTGCTGATCTACAAAGGCGGGCATTATAAGGCGGCGGGACGGGGAAACCAGACCCAAACAAAAACGGCAGCCTCATGGGC includes these proteins:
- a CDS encoding phosphoribosylanthranilate isomerase: MSAVRSKICGITRMEDALAAVEAGADAIGFVFYAKSPRAVTVQQARAIIAALPPFVTTVGLFVNASRCELGEILDAVPLDLLQFHGDETAAECEGWHRPYIKALRVKAGDDIAAACDAYPSASGVLLDTYVEGVPGGTGEAFDWSLIPQGLSKPLILAGGLTPENVADAIAQVRPYAVDVSGGVEASKGIKDHAKIRAFINAVR
- the truA gene encoding tRNA pseudouridine(38-40) synthase TruA encodes the protein MAPEGFFRVALGVEYKGSRYSGWQRQSTGVLTVQETLEKALSKVADSPISLQCAGRTDAGVHACGQVVHFDTQVDRSLKAWVMGANINLPHDISVSWAKVMPAHFHARFKAIARRYRYVIYNDQIRPAHLNEEITWNHRPLDVERMAEAAQYLIGTHDFSAFRAGQCQAKSPIKQMHHLRVTRHGKMIVLDIRANAFLHHMVRNIAGVLMTIGAGERPVEWMKEVLESRERRSGGVTAHPFGLYLVQVEYHDEFPLPERFIGPHFLTGFADLDG